A region of the Microcystis aeruginosa FD4 genome:
ATGCCCGCTTTTATCAGGGGCAATACTTTTAAAATCTATGGGGTTCCCTCCCCCAACGGGGCAACCATCAAGCAAAGATTACACGATCAGATGTTACATCCTAATTTTCCCGTGCCTTTGCAGATTATGCGGGCCGATTTAGAATTTTATGATCTAGAAATGGGCGAAACCCTCCACTGTGGGGATGTCACCATCGAAACCCGTCCTTTAAATCATCCAGGAGAAGCGGTGGGTTATCGGGTAAATTGGCAGGGTTTATCGGCAGCTTATATTACCGATACCGAACATTTTCCCGATCACTCTGATGATAACGTTCTGGCTTTGGCCTGGCAAGCGGATGTGATGATTATTGATGCTACCTACACCGATGAGGAATACAACGATCCTAAGTATTCTAAGGTGGGTTGGGGTCATTCCACTTGGCAGCAGGCAGTCAAAATCGCTCAAGCAGCGCAAGTTAAGCAGTTAGTTCTATTTCATCACGATCCCGTCCATAATGACGATTTTCTTGATCGCATTGGGGAACAGGTAAGAAAGATTTTCCCTGAAACTATTTTCGCCAGGGAAGGCCTCTCGATCGAACTGCGACCGGGAGATAATCAGATAGATGAAGTGTAATCTAAGTCACTGTT
Encoded here:
- a CDS encoding MBL fold metallo-hydrolase, which encodes MPYNRFQIKFWGVRGSIPCPGSETVRYGGNTSCVEMQVARERLIFDGGTGLRILGQSLMAESPAKAHLFFSHSHWDHIQGFPFFMPAFIRGNTFKIYGVPSPNGATIKQRLHDQMLHPNFPVPLQIMRADLEFYDLEMGETLHCGDVTIETRPLNHPGEAVGYRVNWQGLSAAYITDTEHFPDHSDDNVLALAWQADVMIIDATYTDEEYNDPKYSKVGWGHSTWQQAVKIAQAAQVKQLVLFHHDPVHNDDFLDRIGEQVRKIFPETIFAREGLSIELRPGDNQIDEV